Part of the Cherax quadricarinatus isolate ZL_2023a chromosome 48, ASM3850222v1, whole genome shotgun sequence genome, ataattgctaagtacgaaagtggagtgcgtgtctcggagctggccaggttgtataccaaaccccaatcaaccatctctactatcgtggccaacaaaacggcaatcaaggaagctgttcttgcaaaaggtgcaagtttgttttcgaaacagagatcacaagtgatagaagatgttgagagactgttattggtgtggataaacgaaaaacagatagcaggagatagcatctctcaagggatcatatgtgaaaaggctaggaagttgcatgacgatttaattagaaaaaagcctgcaactagtggtgatgtgagtgaatttaaggccagcaaaggttggtttgagagatttaagaatcgtagtggcatacatagtgtgatgaggcatggtgaggctgccagttcggacaaaaaagcggctgaaaaatatgtgaaggaattcaaggattacatagacagtgaagaaatgcaacctgaacaagtgtttaattgtgacgaaacaggcctgttttggaagaaaatgccaagcaggacctacattactgaggaggaaaaggcactcccaggacataagcctatgaaagacaggcttactcttctcatgtgtgccaatgctagtggtgattgcaaagtgaagcctttattggtgtatcactctgaaactcccagagcgttcaggcaaaacaatgtcgtcaaggctaatttgtgtgtgatgtggagggcaaacagtacgacatgggtcactagggaccttttctatgactggttacaccatgcatttgcccccactgtgaaaaattacctaatggaaaagaaattggaccttaagtgcctcctggtattagacagtgctcctggtcatccttcagacttggcagagcgactttctagggacatgagcttcattaaggtcaagtttttgcctcctaataccactcctctcctgcagcccatggaccagcaggtcatttcaaacttcaaaaaactctacacaaaagctatgtttcaaaagtgctttgaagaaACCTCAGatactcgattgactctaagagagttttgggaagatcactttagcatcctcatttgtgtaaaccttataggtaaggcttgggagggagtgactaagaggaccttgaactctgcttggaagaaactgtggccacaatgtgtagaagaaagggattttgaagtgtttggggctaaccctcgggggcctatgccagttgtggaatctattgtggcattgggaaagtccatggggttggaggttagtggggaggatgtgaaagagttggtggaggaggacaatgaactaaccactgaagagctgcaagatcatcttcaacagcaagaggccagacctgaggaaactgcttcagaggaggggagagagaaattgaggaagttgcctacttcaaagattaaggaaatgtgtgcaaagtgggttgaactgcaaacctttatggatgaaaatcaccctgacacagctactgcaagccgtgctggtgactattacaatgacactgttatggcccattttaggaaagtcttaaaggaacgggaggtacagacctctatggacaggtttgttgtgcgacagaggtccagtgactcaagctggtcctagtggcatt contains:
- the LOC128696114 gene encoding tigger transposable element-derived protein 1, which translates into the protein MGPKKASSANPAGKRVKITMEMKKEIIAKYESGVRVSELARLYTKPQSTISTIVANKTAIKEAVLAKGASLFSKQRSQVIEDVERLLLVWINEKQIAGDSISQGIICEKARKLHDDLIRKKPATSGDVSEFKASKGWFERFKNRSGIHSVMRHGEAASSDKKAAEKYVKEFKDYIDSEEMQPEQVFNCDETGLFWKKMPSRTYITEEEKALPGHKPMKDRLTLLMCANASGDCKVKPLLVYHSETPRAFRQNNVVKANLCVMWRANSTTWVTRDLFYDWLHHAFAPTVKNYLMEKKLDLKCLLVLDSAPGHPSDLAERLSRDMSFIKVKFLPPNTTPLLQPMDQQVISNFKKLYTKAMFQKCFEETSDTRLTLREFWEDHFSILICVNLIGKAWEGVTKRTLNSAWKKLWPQCVEERDFEVFGANPRGPMPVVESIVALGKSMGLEVSGEDVKELVEEDNELTTEELQDHLQQQEARPEETASEEGREKLRKLPTSKIKEMCAKWVELQTFMDENHPDTATASRAGDYYNDTVMAHFRKVLKEREVQTSMDRFVVRQRSSDSSWS